A stretch of DNA from Lysinibacillus sp. B2A1:
TACTTTTATTAAAGGGAAAAAAGAATACTCATGGGAAGAGGGTATCACAATATGATCATTTTCCATAATGCAAAATTTTTAGCCGTTAATGAACAGAACGATACTTTTGAACAGCTATGGATAGATGATGGTCGCATTGTGTATACAGGACCAGCCAAAGAAATCCCTGACAATGCTGAAAAAATAGATTTACAGGGAGCATTTGTTACACCAGGTTTAATCGATATTCATGCACATGTTGGTACATGGGCAGAGGTTACGGAGGATATTAACGATGCCAATGAATATAGTGAACCCTTCACCCCTCTAATGCATGCTTTAGATAGTGTGGATATTCGACACTTCTCGTTTCAGCATGCTCTAGAAGGTGGTGTCACGACTGTTCAAACAGGTTCAGGCAGTGCCAATGTCATCGGCGGTATTTGGAGTATTTTAAAAACCGCGGGACCAACACTTGCTTCAAGGGTTCTTGTTGAGCGCAGTGGATTAAAGGGGGCATTAGGTGAAAATCCTAAAAACGTATTTGGTAATCAATATAAGCGTAAGCCTATGACGCGTATGGCCATTGCTCAATTGTTACGTGATGGTTTTCAACGTGCCACTCGCTTAAGTGAAGAAGTAAAATCGGAGCATGTAAAGCATAATTTAGAGCTGCGACCTTTTATCGAGGTGCTACGAGGAGAAATGCCACTACGCCTTCACTGTCACCGAGCAGATGATATTATGACAGCAATTCGTATTGCAAAGGAATTTAATGTTCAGCTACATCTAGAACATTGTACAGAGGGACATATGATTGTTGATGCTGTAAAGGCTAGTGGATTTAATGCAACAGTAGGTCCCTATATGCTTACACCATCTAAATATGAAACTCGCAATTCAACACCAGCAATCGCCAAAATTTTTAAAGAGCATACTATTCCATTTGCTATTATGACAGATCATCCATTTGTACCAATTCAATATTTGAAATATTGTGCCTCTGAAGCTATTCGCTATGGATTAGATGAAGAAACAGCTTTAAAAAGTATCACCATTCATGCAGCTAAGCTTGTACAGCTCGATCATCGAATTGGCTCATTAGAGGTAGGCAAAGATGCAGATTTTGTAGTATGGTCTCATCCAATTTTTGAAACAGAAGCAAAAGCACTACAAACCTATGTCAATGGTAAAAAATATTACGAAGCGGAGTGAAGGTAATTGGCGAAGTCAAAAATCGCAATTGTAACAATTGGTCAAGCACCTCGCAAGGATATGGCTACTGATATTCAACAATTAATAAATGCCGGCTTACATGTAACGGAATTCGGTGTCCTCGATTTGCTGACTTCCTCAGAAATAGCAGCACTTGCCCCTGCTAGAGAGGATTCAGATGTTCTAGTTACTCTACTTGCTACAGGGGAACAGGTAAAACTTAGTAAAAGGAAGCTGATGCCTTTTATCCAAAAACGAATTGTTGAGCTTCAGGATTTTACTTGGATTTTACTCATGTGCACAGGTGATTTCACAAACTCCTTAAGTGGTAAAAATTTATTACTACCTGATCGTATGATGACCTATTTAGTCAAAGGGATGAATGCTGATTTAACGCTTGGTTTAATCGGACCAGAGCCTGAGCAGCAAATGACTGTCGCAGAAAAATGGCAGAATGCTCAATTCAATGTGACCTTTGCCGCTAGCTCCCCCTATCGTTTTAATGAACAGGATTTATTATTAAAGGCTAAAGAATTGCAATTACATGGAGCTGAATTACTTATCCTAGATTGCATGGGCTACTCAACTGCCATGAAAAATACACTAAAAGACAAGCTTACAATCCCTGTTGTTGTACCAAGAGAAGCTGTTTTTACTATTCTAAAAGCTATATGTTAAGTAAAGGAGGGTCACCTAATTCAAGTGACCCTCTCCTTTTATACACGTTTATTGAAGTAAGGAAGCTGTTCCACAAAAGCCTTCGTGTCCTCATCCCCATATTCATGAATAAGCGCATAAATTTTCATTAATCGTAAATCTATTTCATCATTTTCTCGATCTAGGTGATATTGCAAATAAGGTAATTGTGCACGCCACGCATTTGAAATTTCAAGCAATTGCATTTGTTGAAAGATTCTTTCAAAAACATCCAATGCTTGTCGATCTATATTAAGCTCAAAATTCCACGGTCCTGCTTGCGGGTTTGTATAATACGTTTTATCGGCTAGTGAAAAATATACTCGCTGGCGATCCATCTCTATAAAACACTCCTTTTACCATAGTATGGTGATAAAAGTGCTGTTTTATTCGCTGGAATGTCAAACTTCCTTCACAATTTAAAAGAGTATCTACTTTATAATAGAAAATGATGAATAGGAAATGGAGTGAATGCCATGAGTTTAATTACGCTCTTAGTTGTTGCCGTAATCATAGTCATAATAATAACGGCTGCTACAATTATCAGTGTTAACCGTGCATATGCCTTTAAACATACAATCGATGAAAAGCCGCAACAAAGCTTTCAACAAAATGAGGATAAATTCAATTAGTACATTTTTCAATAAAATTCTTTTATACTAAAATTATTAAATAGAATTTGGAGTGAACACTATGGGGGTACCATTACCAATAATTATTATGATTGCAATGATGATGCTTATGTTCGGCGTTTCGGTCATTGTCCTTTTAAAGAAAAAAGGAAGCTTTTTAACACAAACAATTGATGCTAAGCCTGAGCAAGTCAATGTGCAACAAAAGGATCAGCAACAATGAAATATCCCTTTATATGGCTCATAAAGTTTTATAGAAAATTCATTTCACCAATGACGCCGCCATCCTGTCGCTTTTACCCCACATGCTCCTCATATGGGCTTGAAGCCTTTCAAAAACATGGTGCCATCAAAGGATTCTTTTTAACAATTACACGTGTATCAAAATGCCATCCATTCCATCCTGGGGGCTTTGATCCAGTACCTGAAAAATGGCCTTCGAAAAAGAATTAATTTTCGCGGGTCATTTTTTCTTGTACTTTTTTCAGATGTGCGTTATGATAATAAATGTTCAAAAAACAAATCGTAATCATTACTATTTGAAAGAGGTATATAATAATATGAAAAAAGCATTTTTATTGTTTTTAGTTACAGCTCTTGCTTTATTCACTGCTGCCTGCGGGGATAAATCATCAACTACATCCTCCAAACAATCAGAGGGTAAAGAAAAAATGACTATTTACACAACGGTTTATCCTTTAAGTTATTTTGCTGAACGAATTGGTGGCGATTTTGTTGAGGTATCTTCTATCTATCCAGCTGGTGCCAATGAGCACACATTTGAGCCAACCCAAAAAGATATGATGAAGCTAGCAGATGCTGATATATTTTTCTATATTGGTTTAGGATTAGAGGGCTTTGTTGAAAATGCCAAAAAAACGCTAGCTAAAGAAGATGTAGCTATGATTGCAACGGCCGATCATGTATCAGATGAAAAATTAGCGAGTAGCACTGGTCACACACATGCTGATGAAGAAGAAGAGCATGATCATGCAGCAACGGAAGAAGAGCACAGTCATTCTGAGGATGAGCATGGACATGACGATCACGATCACGGAAATATAGATCCTCATGTTTGGCTATCCCCTATTATCAGTCAGGATTTAGCACTTTCAATTAAGGATACTTTAATTGAAAAAATGCCAGAACAGGAAGCTACATTTACAGCTAATTATGAAGCATTAGTGAAGGAGCTGCAGGAATTAGATCAATCCTTTAAAGCGATGGCGGATAAGGCCCCTGAAAAGACTTTCTTCGTCTCCCACGCTGCCTTTGGCTATATTGCAGGTCAATACGGCTTAACCCAAATGCCAATTGCCGGTTTGAATTCACAAAATGAACCATCTCAAAAAGAGCTTACA
This window harbors:
- a CDS encoding AroM protein yields the protein MAKSKIAIVTIGQAPRKDMATDIQQLINAGLHVTEFGVLDLLTSSEIAALAPAREDSDVLVTLLATGEQVKLSKRKLMPFIQKRIVELQDFTWILLMCTGDFTNSLSGKNLLLPDRMMTYLVKGMNADLTLGLIGPEPEQQMTVAEKWQNAQFNVTFAASSPYRFNEQDLLLKAKELQLHGAELLILDCMGYSTAMKNTLKDKLTIPVVVPREAVFTILKAIC
- a CDS encoding adhesin, coding for MKKAFLLFLVTALALFTAACGDKSSTTSSKQSEGKEKMTIYTTVYPLSYFAERIGGDFVEVSSIYPAGANEHTFEPTQKDMMKLADADIFFYIGLGLEGFVENAKKTLAKEDVAMIATADHVSDEKLASSTGHTHADEEEEHDHAATEEEHSHSEDEHGHDDHDHGNIDPHVWLSPIISQDLALSIKDTLIEKMPEQEATFTANYEALVKELQELDQSFKAMADKAPEKTFFVSHAAFGYIAGQYGLTQMPIAGLNSQNEPSQKELTAIVDKANDLHIHYILFEQNVSSKLAEVIQKEVGAESLTLHNLSVLTADDVKNKETYFTLMNKNIQTLEKALSTEK
- a CDS encoding membrane protein insertion efficiency factor YidD; amino-acid sequence: MKYPFIWLIKFYRKFISPMTPPSCRFYPTCSSYGLEAFQKHGAIKGFFLTITRVSKCHPFHPGGFDPVPEKWPSKKN
- a CDS encoding transposase, coding for MDRQRVYFSLADKTYYTNPQAGPWNFELNIDRQALDVFERIFQQMQLLEISNAWRAQLPYLQYHLDRENDEIDLRLMKIYALIHEYGDEDTKAFVEQLPYFNKRV
- a CDS encoding amidohydrolase yields the protein MIIFHNAKFLAVNEQNDTFEQLWIDDGRIVYTGPAKEIPDNAEKIDLQGAFVTPGLIDIHAHVGTWAEVTEDINDANEYSEPFTPLMHALDSVDIRHFSFQHALEGGVTTVQTGSGSANVIGGIWSILKTAGPTLASRVLVERSGLKGALGENPKNVFGNQYKRKPMTRMAIAQLLRDGFQRATRLSEEVKSEHVKHNLELRPFIEVLRGEMPLRLHCHRADDIMTAIRIAKEFNVQLHLEHCTEGHMIVDAVKASGFNATVGPYMLTPSKYETRNSTPAIAKIFKEHTIPFAIMTDHPFVPIQYLKYCASEAIRYGLDEETALKSITIHAAKLVQLDHRIGSLEVGKDADFVVWSHPIFETEAKALQTYVNGKKYYEAE
- the ytzI gene encoding YtzI protein, which codes for MSLITLLVVAVIIVIIITAATIISVNRAYAFKHTIDEKPQQSFQQNEDKFN